The following are encoded in a window of Roseimaritima ulvae genomic DNA:
- a CDS encoding DUF58 domain-containing protein, whose translation MSAAESDSQATRLQSTRPVSQRRVDSVDPATLMRIKNLVLRAKTVVEGFFSGLHRSPFHGFSAEFSEYRPYTVGEDLRNLDWKLYARSDRFFVKRFEDETSRRCYFVVDQSRSMGFDAQGYSKAEYAKTVAATLAYFLTLSRDSVGLMTFDQTIADYVPARHRHGHLRQLMICLERAVAGQGTDLALPLESIAATIRKRGMIVLISDMLTPLDQMRTRLGYLRSRGHEVIILRVLDPAEIDFRLAAPSLVTDLETDQEMYIDPDTAAADYRLRFDAHEAELQSICNDLGIDFYRLPTDGPLDVALFDLINAQSRRGRTVMRNRGSRGPVASVGGSR comes from the coding sequence GTGTCCGCAGCCGAAAGCGATTCGCAAGCCACACGCCTCCAGTCCACGCGACCGGTGTCGCAGCGGAGGGTCGATTCCGTGGACCCGGCCACGTTGATGCGGATCAAGAATTTGGTACTGCGTGCCAAGACGGTGGTGGAAGGTTTTTTTAGCGGGTTGCATCGCAGCCCGTTTCATGGCTTTTCAGCGGAGTTCAGCGAGTACCGCCCGTATACCGTCGGCGAAGACCTGCGAAACCTGGACTGGAAACTGTACGCTCGCTCGGACCGGTTCTTCGTCAAACGCTTCGAAGACGAAACCAGTCGTCGCTGTTACTTCGTGGTCGACCAAAGTCGCTCGATGGGATTCGACGCACAGGGTTACAGCAAAGCCGAATATGCCAAGACGGTCGCCGCCACGCTGGCCTATTTCCTGACGCTCAGCCGTGACTCGGTAGGCCTGATGACCTTTGACCAAACCATCGCCGACTATGTCCCGGCCCGTCATCGACACGGACATCTGCGGCAATTGATGATCTGCTTGGAACGCGCCGTGGCCGGCCAGGGCACCGATCTGGCGTTGCCCTTGGAAAGCATCGCCGCGACCATTCGCAAGCGAGGCATGATCGTCTTGATCAGCGATATGCTGACGCCGCTCGATCAGATGCGAACGCGTTTGGGTTACCTGCGCAGTCGCGGCCACGAAGTGATCATTCTGCGGGTTTTGGATCCCGCCGAAATCGATTTTCGCTTGGCCGCGCCGTCGCTGGTCACCGACCTGGAAACCGACCAGGAGATGTATATCGATCCGGATACCGCGGCGGCCGATTACCGCTTGCGTTTCGACGCCCACGAGGCAGAACTGCAGAGCATCTGTAACGATCTAGGCATCGATTTTTACCGGCTGCCCACCGATGGCCCGCTGGATGTCGCCCTGTTTGATCTGATCAACGCCCAGTCGCGACGCGGCCGCACGGTGATGCGTAACCGTGGCAGTCGCGGGCCGGTGGCCAGCGTGGGAGGCAGCCGATGA
- a CDS encoding 30S ribosomal protein S1, with protein MVNRNLIRALEDDDLASELALLAPAEDTEDILFEALEQEHQDYIQGRIVDGRIVELNDEWALVDVGFKSEGTIGLDEWGPEEEQPKVGDTVKVLIEEMEDELGAADDPYGMISLSKRKAEKIIQWEEMMESVAEGQVVTGTVIRKIKGGLLVDIGVNVFLPGSQVDIRRPGDIGDFIGRVIQAEVLKIDDTRRNIVISRRSLIERQREEDRAYLMKELENGQIRKGIVKNIADFGAFVDLGGIDGLLHITDMAWERIGHPSEMVSIDQEIEVKVLNIDREKQKIALGLKQKDRNPWENIETKYPVNSAHMGEVVNVMSYGAFVKLEPGIEGLVHISEMSWTKRVNHPSELVNIGDQIEVKILGVDPEGQQLSLGMKQTQKNPWDEVLEKYPEGSDVTGHVRNLTNYGAFIELEEGIDGLLHVSDMSWTRKISHPSELLEKGQEVHCRVLSVDQERRRIALGLKQLDNDPWTTDIPEKYQPGQLVNGHVTKITNFGVFVGLEDGLEGLLHISELADHKVDDPEEVVKVGDPIEVKILRVDTDERKIGLSRKRVEWAEEQEEAAAEEERQRTAGNEELKGGLGGGDGLLIPSSRPEAKAEGDDAESSDSES; from the coding sequence ATGGTAAACCGTAACCTTATCCGCGCCCTAGAAGATGATGATTTAGCAAGTGAGTTGGCACTGCTTGCTCCCGCAGAAGACACCGAAGACATCCTGTTCGAAGCCCTTGAGCAAGAACATCAAGACTACATTCAAGGCCGTATCGTGGACGGCCGCATCGTCGAGCTGAACGACGAATGGGCGTTGGTAGACGTCGGTTTCAAGAGTGAAGGCACGATCGGCCTGGACGAGTGGGGCCCCGAAGAAGAACAGCCTAAAGTCGGGGACACCGTCAAAGTCCTGATCGAAGAGATGGAGGACGAGTTAGGCGCGGCCGACGACCCCTACGGCATGATCTCGCTGAGCAAACGCAAAGCCGAAAAGATCATCCAGTGGGAAGAGATGATGGAATCGGTTGCCGAGGGCCAAGTGGTCACCGGTACCGTGATCCGCAAAATCAAAGGTGGTTTGCTGGTCGACATCGGCGTCAACGTGTTCCTGCCCGGCAGCCAAGTCGATATCCGTCGTCCCGGCGACATCGGCGACTTTATCGGTCGCGTGATCCAAGCCGAAGTGCTGAAGATCGACGACACCCGCCGCAATATCGTGATCAGCCGCCGCTCGCTGATCGAACGCCAACGCGAAGAAGATCGCGCGTACTTGATGAAGGAACTGGAAAACGGCCAGATCCGCAAAGGTATCGTCAAGAACATCGCCGACTTTGGTGCCTTCGTCGACCTCGGCGGCATCGACGGCTTGCTGCACATCACGGACATGGCTTGGGAACGTATCGGACATCCTTCCGAAATGGTTTCGATCGACCAAGAAATCGAAGTCAAGGTTCTCAACATCGATCGCGAAAAGCAAAAGATCGCCCTGGGTCTGAAGCAAAAAGATCGCAACCCGTGGGAAAACATCGAGACCAAGTACCCGGTCAACTCCGCGCACATGGGCGAAGTTGTCAACGTGATGAGCTACGGTGCGTTCGTCAAACTGGAACCCGGCATCGAAGGCCTGGTTCACATCAGCGAGATGAGCTGGACCAAACGCGTCAATCACCCCAGCGAACTGGTCAACATCGGCGATCAGATCGAAGTCAAGATTCTGGGCGTCGACCCCGAAGGCCAACAGCTTTCGCTGGGTATGAAGCAGACGCAAAAGAATCCTTGGGACGAAGTCCTGGAAAAGTACCCCGAAGGCAGCGATGTCACGGGCCATGTCCGCAACCTGACCAACTACGGTGCCTTCATCGAGTTGGAAGAAGGCATCGACGGCTTGCTGCACGTCAGCGACATGTCGTGGACCCGCAAGATCAGCCATCCCAGCGAATTGCTGGAAAAGGGCCAGGAAGTTCACTGCCGCGTGTTGAGCGTCGACCAGGAACGTCGCCGTATCGCTCTGGGACTGAAGCAACTGGACAACGATCCCTGGACCACCGACATCCCGGAAAAATATCAGCCGGGTCAGTTGGTCAACGGACACGTCACCAAGATCACCAACTTTGGTGTGTTCGTGGGACTGGAAGACGGACTGGAAGGTCTGCTGCACATCTCCGAGCTGGCCGACCACAAGGTCGACGATCCGGAAGAAGTGGTCAAAGTCGGCGACCCGATCGAAGTCAAGATTTTGCGAGTCGACACGGACGAGCGAAAGATTGGTCTGTCGCGTAAACGCGTCGAATGGGCCGAAGAGCAGGAAGAAGCAGCGGCCGAAGAAGAACGTCAACGTACCGCCGGCAACGAAGAGCTGAAAGGTGGCTTGGGCGGCGGCGACGGCTTGCTGATTCCTTCCTCACGTCCCGAAGCGAAAGCCGAAGGCGACGACGCCGAATCCAGCGACAGCGAATCCTAA
- a CDS encoding AAA family ATPase, giving the protein MGLSTEQERQAVAQLRDSREAIRRELAKVIVGQEEVIEQLLICLMAGGHCLITGAPGLAKTLLVRSVAQVFHLGFQRIQFTPDLMPADITGTEILEQQEGGHRMMQFVKGPIFSNVILADEINRTPPKTQAALLEAMQEHQITAAGKRYPLEEPFFVLATQNPIEMEGTYPLPEAQLDRFMFNVMVDYLPHEQERAVVMQTTAAKPEPIQPLFTGEDVQRFHDVVRRVPIAEEVADYAVRLAAASRPHRDGTPAFVNDWVSWGAGLRAAQTLVLGGKARALLSGRVHVAFEDIVALAAPTLRHRILVSYKAEAEGVSVEDVIARLLETVPKNV; this is encoded by the coding sequence ATGGGTTTAAGTACTGAACAAGAGCGTCAAGCCGTCGCGCAATTGCGTGACTCTCGCGAGGCGATCCGCCGCGAACTGGCCAAGGTGATCGTGGGCCAGGAAGAAGTCATCGAGCAACTATTGATTTGCTTGATGGCCGGCGGACATTGTTTGATCACTGGAGCGCCTGGGCTGGCCAAAACCCTGCTAGTGCGTTCGGTCGCCCAAGTCTTCCATTTGGGGTTCCAACGCATCCAGTTCACCCCCGATCTGATGCCGGCTGACATCACGGGCACCGAAATCCTGGAACAACAGGAAGGCGGGCACCGAATGATGCAGTTTGTCAAAGGCCCGATCTTTTCCAACGTGATTTTGGCCGACGAGATCAACCGCACGCCGCCCAAGACGCAGGCGGCGTTGCTCGAAGCAATGCAAGAGCACCAGATCACCGCGGCCGGCAAACGGTATCCTTTGGAAGAACCGTTTTTTGTGCTGGCCACCCAAAACCCGATTGAGATGGAAGGCACCTATCCGCTGCCCGAAGCTCAATTGGATCGGTTTATGTTTAACGTGATGGTCGACTACCTACCTCACGAACAAGAACGCGCGGTGGTGATGCAGACCACGGCCGCCAAGCCGGAACCCATCCAGCCACTGTTTACCGGCGAAGATGTACAGCGATTTCACGATGTCGTTCGCCGTGTGCCGATCGCCGAAGAGGTGGCCGACTACGCGGTGCGATTGGCCGCGGCCAGTCGACCACACCGCGACGGCACGCCGGCTTTTGTCAACGATTGGGTCAGCTGGGGAGCCGGTTTGCGGGCAGCGCAAACCTTGGTGCTGGGCGGCAAAGCTCGGGCGCTGCTGTCGGGCCGCGTGCATGTCGCTTTCGAAGACATCGTGGCCTTGGCCGCACCCACGCTGCGGCATCGCATCCTGGTCAGTTACAAAGCCGAAGCGGAAGGCGTTTCGGTGGAAGATGTGATCGCGCGGTTGTTGGAGACAGTGCCCAAGAACGTATAG
- the rpiB gene encoding ribose 5-phosphate isomerase B, which produces MPHTDSPLRVALGGDHAGFPLKQLVAQLLSDSASENLPAVQLHDCGAFDETRSDYPDFAVAVAAELVHGRADRGILVCGSGVGVSVAANKIDGIRAAVCHDTYTAHQGVEHDDMNVLCIGGRVIGSELAMEIIRSFLNARYEPQDRHARRLEKVLKIERDGLPQA; this is translated from the coding sequence ATGCCTCACACCGATTCACCGCTTCGCGTCGCCCTGGGCGGAGACCATGCCGGTTTTCCGCTGAAACAATTGGTCGCCCAACTGCTGTCCGACTCCGCCTCCGAAAACCTGCCCGCGGTGCAGCTGCACGACTGCGGCGCGTTCGACGAGACCCGCAGCGATTATCCGGACTTCGCCGTCGCCGTGGCCGCGGAACTGGTCCATGGCCGAGCCGACCGGGGGATTCTGGTCTGCGGCAGCGGGGTGGGCGTCAGCGTGGCGGCCAACAAAATAGACGGCATTCGCGCGGCGGTCTGCCACGACACCTATACCGCTCATCAAGGCGTCGAACACGACGACATGAACGTGCTGTGCATCGGCGGCCGAGTGATCGGCTCGGAATTGGCCATGGAAATCATTCGCTCCTTCCTGAACGCTCGCTACGAACCCCAGGACCGACACGCCCGACGGCTGGAAAAAGTCCTCAAAATCGAACGCGATGGCCTGCCACAAGCCTAA
- a CDS encoding coiled-coil domain-containing protein yields the protein MDARLKRQLFVVARRQRSLRLWTAWAVIWFLFAGVGMLLYWSSPRLPQRPLPYPPGVLLLMVAAVVAFMVSLVVWLRHVDWIDLAHRIESKYPRLNQRLLTAIGQSDHSEGGYLQQAVIDETLQHSHSHPWAEAFSIGRLWAAVLLNIPAVVLLMLTAALLGLSSFSSPSGSDSVSSVTTPPLALEVQPGDTEIERGTGVVVTARFPAGVEYSQGTLHTTDSDGNQSIAMTRSLDDPLLAAYIPSVNQPLDYRVETADGSSREFHVAVFDYPALVRCDATLQFPDYAQMKTKTVQDTRRVTAVEGTRLTWHCQLNKAVASAVLQPEQGPPLQLIADDEDPSMVSVELQMQQSQRWTLKLTDEAGRENKFPPQLIARVLPNQPPELKLVNARDVRVSPLEELAVGATVRDDFGVGRVGLSYTVPGRTPVDKVLQEEIGKGQQIALADQIDFEDLQVEPDMLLAYHFWAEDVGPDGRPRRISSDMFFAEVRPFEEIFREGESPPSGGESPPPSEQAAEAEKLAELQKQIINATWTLIRRETAAQPSSDYGEDIQLTYESQQNALQMLEELKAELQDPQSLEFAEAAGEAMDEAVAVLLAATGPDLTALPEALSKEQAAYQALLKLRAREFNVVRSQQQQSSSSSSSASRQQMQQQLDQLELKNDENRYETERQAETQEEAVERAIRQVLNRLKELAQRQEDLNKQIQELQTALQAAETEAEKEEIRRQLKRLREQQQQLLRETDELAQRMQENQSDNATMQQTQQQLEEARDNVQQAADALAQNNPSQALAAGTRAEQQFEEMKEEVRRETSGQFEDALRNMRDDVRELQEQQDELAEQMKASDAAPESSKGLRAPEERQQLGDAMREQSERLGELMNDMEQTVQEAETSEPLLAEKLYESHRRVQQDQLRQRLEMTGELLDRGLQEQAESFEGLASEQIDELRQDIEEAAESVLGDGTEGLRRAMRELDDLTEALNNEIAEATGQPSDEPGEQETPGQQPGQQPGQQPGQQPGQQPGQQPGQQPGQQPGEQPGEQPGQQPGQQPGQQPGQQPGQQPGQQPGQQPGQQPGQQPGEQPGQQPAQQPGQQPGQQPGQQPGQQPGQQPGQQPGQQPGQQPGQQPGQQPGQQPGEQPGEQPGQQPGQQPGQQPGQQPGQQPGQRPGQQPGQQTSQQPGQQPGQGGQPGNSDSSERLLDSASPQTRSTRGGGNPISSPLTGEGYREWSDRLRDVEELVDDPDLRSEATRIRERAREVRRELNRHSKEPQWPLVTDMIAEPLERLRMRVSEELIRRSADKNALVPVDRDPVPEGFDSAVQKYYERIGSGQ from the coding sequence ATGGACGCTCGCTTAAAACGACAACTGTTCGTTGTGGCTCGCCGACAACGTTCGCTGCGTTTGTGGACCGCCTGGGCAGTGATTTGGTTTTTGTTTGCCGGCGTTGGAATGCTGCTGTATTGGTCCAGCCCCCGCCTGCCCCAGCGTCCCTTGCCCTACCCACCCGGGGTGCTGTTGTTGATGGTAGCCGCCGTGGTGGCATTTATGGTGTCACTGGTGGTTTGGTTGCGGCACGTCGATTGGATCGATCTGGCGCATCGAATTGAATCGAAATATCCTCGATTGAATCAGCGGTTGCTGACCGCGATCGGCCAAAGCGATCACTCCGAGGGCGGTTATCTGCAGCAAGCCGTCATCGACGAAACGCTGCAACATTCTCATTCCCACCCTTGGGCCGAAGCGTTTTCGATTGGACGACTATGGGCCGCGGTGCTGCTGAATATCCCCGCGGTCGTGCTGTTGATGCTGACCGCCGCTCTATTGGGACTGTCCTCGTTTTCGAGCCCCTCCGGGTCAGATTCCGTTAGCAGCGTCACAACTCCGCCCCTGGCTCTGGAAGTCCAGCCGGGCGATACGGAAATCGAACGCGGCACCGGGGTGGTTGTAACCGCTCGTTTTCCCGCAGGTGTGGAGTACTCCCAGGGCACCCTGCATACCACCGACTCCGATGGCAACCAATCGATCGCCATGACTCGCAGCCTGGACGATCCGCTGCTGGCGGCTTATATCCCGTCGGTCAACCAACCGTTGGACTATCGGGTTGAAACGGCGGACGGGAGCAGTCGCGAATTTCATGTCGCCGTATTCGACTACCCCGCGCTGGTTCGCTGCGACGCCACGTTGCAGTTCCCAGACTACGCTCAAATGAAAACCAAAACGGTTCAGGACACGCGGCGGGTGACGGCCGTCGAAGGCACGCGGCTAACCTGGCACTGCCAACTCAATAAAGCGGTAGCGTCGGCGGTGTTGCAACCCGAGCAAGGTCCTCCGCTGCAATTGATTGCCGACGATGAGGATCCCAGCATGGTCTCTGTCGAGCTGCAGATGCAGCAATCGCAACGCTGGACACTCAAGCTGACCGACGAAGCTGGCCGCGAGAACAAATTTCCGCCTCAGCTGATCGCTCGCGTGCTGCCCAATCAGCCACCGGAGTTAAAGCTCGTGAACGCTCGCGATGTGCGGGTTTCGCCGCTGGAAGAACTGGCCGTCGGTGCCACGGTGCGAGACGACTTTGGCGTCGGCCGTGTGGGCTTGAGCTACACGGTTCCCGGACGAACGCCGGTCGACAAAGTTTTGCAGGAAGAGATCGGCAAAGGACAACAGATTGCTCTGGCCGACCAAATCGACTTCGAAGACTTGCAGGTCGAACCCGACATGTTACTGGCCTATCACTTCTGGGCCGAAGATGTCGGACCCGATGGCCGGCCGCGACGGATCAGCAGCGACATGTTCTTTGCCGAAGTGCGGCCCTTTGAAGAAATCTTTCGTGAAGGCGAATCGCCACCAAGTGGAGGAGAATCCCCGCCGCCCAGCGAACAGGCTGCCGAAGCCGAGAAACTGGCGGAGCTGCAGAAACAAATCATCAACGCCACCTGGACCCTGATCCGTCGCGAAACCGCAGCGCAGCCTTCGAGCGACTACGGCGAAGACATCCAGCTGACGTATGAATCGCAACAAAATGCCCTGCAAATGCTGGAAGAGTTGAAGGCGGAACTACAAGATCCGCAGTCCTTGGAATTTGCCGAGGCGGCGGGCGAAGCGATGGACGAAGCTGTCGCGGTCCTACTGGCCGCCACCGGGCCCGATCTGACAGCGTTGCCCGAAGCCCTGTCCAAAGAACAAGCCGCCTATCAAGCTCTGCTAAAGCTGCGTGCCCGAGAGTTCAATGTTGTCCGTTCACAGCAGCAGCAAAGCAGTAGCAGCAGTTCCAGTGCATCCCGACAGCAAATGCAACAGCAGCTGGATCAGTTGGAACTGAAGAACGACGAAAACCGTTACGAGACGGAGCGTCAGGCGGAAACGCAGGAAGAAGCCGTCGAACGTGCGATTCGCCAAGTTTTGAACCGCCTGAAAGAGTTGGCTCAACGGCAAGAGGATCTCAACAAACAAATCCAGGAACTGCAGACCGCGCTGCAAGCCGCCGAAACGGAAGCCGAAAAAGAGGAGATTCGGCGGCAACTAAAACGCCTCCGCGAACAGCAACAACAACTGCTGCGGGAAACCGACGAACTGGCCCAACGAATGCAAGAGAACCAGTCCGACAACGCCACCATGCAGCAAACCCAGCAACAGCTCGAAGAAGCGCGTGATAACGTTCAGCAAGCCGCCGACGCGTTGGCCCAAAACAATCCCTCCCAAGCTCTGGCGGCCGGGACCCGCGCCGAACAACAATTCGAAGAAATGAAAGAAGAGGTGCGGCGAGAAACCTCCGGACAATTCGAAGACGCATTGCGGAACATGCGAGACGACGTGCGGGAATTGCAGGAGCAGCAAGACGAATTGGCTGAACAGATGAAGGCCTCCGATGCCGCTCCAGAAAGTTCCAAGGGGCTGCGTGCCCCCGAGGAACGGCAACAACTTGGCGATGCCATGCGAGAGCAAAGCGAACGGCTCGGCGAGTTGATGAACGACATGGAGCAAACGGTTCAGGAAGCCGAAACCAGCGAACCGTTGCTGGCCGAGAAACTGTATGAGTCGCATCGCCGCGTCCAACAAGACCAACTGCGACAACGCCTGGAAATGACCGGCGAACTACTCGACCGCGGACTGCAAGAACAAGCCGAAAGCTTTGAAGGTCTAGCCAGCGAACAAATCGACGAACTCAGGCAGGACATCGAAGAAGCCGCCGAGTCCGTGCTCGGCGACGGCACCGAAGGACTCCGGCGAGCGATGCGGGAACTGGACGATTTAACCGAAGCGTTAAACAACGAAATCGCCGAAGCTACCGGCCAGCCCTCGGACGAACCCGGTGAACAAGAAACGCCCGGCCAACAACCAGGGCAGCAACCAGGACAACAGCCAGGCCAACAACCTGGCCAACAACCTGGCCAACAACCGGGACAACAACCGGGACAACAACCAGGCGAACAGCCGGGCGAACAACCCGGCCAACAACCAGGACAACAACCAGGACAACAACCAGGACAACAACCAGGACAACAGCCAGGGCAGCAACCTGGCCAACAACCGGGACAACAACCCGGCCAACAGCCGGGCGAACAACCTGGCCAACAGCCAGCGCAACAACCAGGACAACAACCAGGACAACAACCAGGACAACAACCAGGACAACAACCAGGACAACAACCAGGACAACAACCAGGACAACAACCAGGACAACAACCAGGACAACAGCCAGGCCAACAACCGGGACAACAACCAGGCGAACAGCCGGGCGAACAACCCGGCCAACAACCCGGCCAACAACCTGGCCAACAACCGGGGCAGCAACCTGGCCAACAACCGGGACAACGACCCGGACAACAACCCGGACAACAAACTAGCCAGCAACCAGGTCAACAACCGGGGCAGGGTGGGCAACCCGGCAATTCGGATTCCTCGGAGCGGTTGTTGGACTCGGCGAGTCCGCAAACCAGGAGCACTCGTGGGGGCGGCAACCCGATTTCCTCGCCCCTGACCGGCGAGGGCTATCGTGAATGGTCCGACCGTCTGAGAGATGTCGAAGAATTGGTCGATGATCCCGACCTGCGGTCCGAAGCGACGCGGATTCGCGAGCGGGCGCGGGAAGTCCGTCGCGAACTGAATCGACATTCCAAAGAACCGCAGTGGCCGTTGGTAACCGACATGATCGCCGAACCCTTGGAACGGCTACGGATGCGAGTCAGCGAGGAATTGATCCGCCGCAGCGCCGACAAAAACGCGTTGGTGCCCGTCGATCGCGACCCGGTCCCCGAAGGCTTTGATTCGGCTGTCCAAAAATACTACGAACGGATCGGGAGTGGGCAGTGA
- a CDS encoding BatA domain-containing protein, translating to MSLLAPFYFLGAAAIGLPILFHLVRRRPKQRMAFSSLMFLRPAPPRLTRRSRLDDLLLLLMRALAILLVAAAFTRPFFRSAASTQWEPPGRDLLILVDTSASMRQAGVWDDVLETVEQTLEDLKPQDRVGLMSFDRQPTTLVDVAIAADELSHADAVVAAMKTLQPTWYDSDLGLALATAADQLNGLGGEQARLSRKVIVLVSDLQSGSRLDMLQSYPWPPDVRLRIEPTTPADSGNASVTVLEPTEEPETPGVEPDPQRRVRVFNSPLSTAAQFTLHWVDAKDQPLDTASVSANVPPGEMRVFRMPTQPADAVAVQLVGDAQDFDNRSYVSAPEPVNKRLLFLGDSSAEPRERLSYYLQQASFDTALQTIQFEKLSPDAAELETLSVNEVALVVVAEPYSNAAAERLDDLLRAGGRVLCVLSEPVQASSDAQRLINRLTTGDTSSADEDVDENEDDDERKRAIRIREADERDYSLLVDIDFRDPLFSIFADPRFSDFSKIRVWSHRTVEVDASSDWQTLARFDDGAPALLRLDVGDGQLLLLTTGWQPTASQLALSTKFLPLIARMMDPTAGESKPRTQYTVGDPLQDAWRAFSTWQGPDGRVETIRPTATDMTDWFATPGLYHFAGDGLQQTVAFNIDARESETQPIDADKLETMGIRLSSHELTDEQLAEQKRQMRDVELEENQQWWRWLVLSALGLLLTESWWAGWRARRLG from the coding sequence ATGAGCCTATTGGCGCCGTTTTATTTTTTGGGAGCGGCCGCGATTGGTCTGCCGATCTTGTTTCATCTGGTGCGTCGACGCCCCAAGCAGCGGATGGCATTCAGTTCGCTGATGTTCCTCCGCCCCGCGCCGCCACGGCTGACCCGCCGCAGTCGCTTGGACGATCTGCTACTACTGTTGATGCGAGCTCTGGCGATTCTATTGGTCGCCGCGGCTTTTACGCGTCCGTTCTTTCGCAGCGCCGCGTCGACACAGTGGGAACCACCCGGCCGAGACTTATTGATCCTGGTCGACACCAGCGCCAGCATGCGTCAGGCGGGCGTTTGGGACGACGTATTGGAAACCGTCGAGCAAACCTTAGAGGATCTCAAGCCGCAGGATCGCGTGGGTTTGATGAGCTTTGATCGGCAGCCCACCACGTTGGTCGATGTCGCCATTGCCGCCGATGAGCTTTCCCATGCCGATGCCGTCGTCGCCGCGATGAAAACGCTGCAGCCGACCTGGTACGACAGCGACCTGGGCTTGGCGTTGGCCACCGCCGCCGATCAATTAAACGGCCTGGGCGGCGAACAAGCACGTCTGTCGCGTAAAGTAATCGTGCTGGTCAGCGATCTGCAATCCGGCAGCCGTTTGGACATGCTGCAAAGCTATCCTTGGCCCCCCGACGTGCGACTGCGAATCGAGCCCACCACACCGGCAGACTCAGGCAATGCCTCGGTGACGGTTTTGGAGCCCACCGAGGAACCGGAAACCCCGGGCGTCGAACCGGATCCGCAGCGTCGCGTCCGCGTGTTCAATTCGCCGCTTTCGACCGCGGCGCAATTCACTCTGCACTGGGTCGATGCCAAAGACCAACCGCTGGATACGGCCAGCGTCTCGGCCAACGTTCCGCCCGGCGAGATGCGCGTGTTTCGCATGCCCACTCAGCCTGCCGACGCCGTTGCGGTTCAGCTGGTGGGCGACGCCCAAGACTTTGACAACCGGTCTTACGTTTCCGCGCCCGAACCGGTCAACAAACGGCTGCTGTTCCTAGGCGATAGCTCGGCGGAACCGCGCGAGCGTTTGTCCTATTACCTGCAGCAGGCCAGTTTCGACACCGCCTTGCAAACCATACAGTTCGAAAAACTCTCGCCCGACGCCGCGGAACTCGAGACCCTGTCCGTCAACGAAGTCGCCTTGGTCGTCGTCGCCGAGCCGTATTCCAACGCGGCCGCCGAGCGGTTGGACGACTTGCTGCGCGCGGGCGGACGGGTACTGTGCGTGTTGTCCGAACCGGTTCAAGCCTCATCGGATGCCCAGCGACTGATCAACCGCTTGACCACCGGCGACACATCGAGCGCTGACGAAGACGTTGATGAAAACGAAGACGACGACGAACGCAAGCGTGCGATTCGCATTCGAGAAGCCGACGAGCGCGACTACTCTCTGTTGGTCGACATCGATTTTCGCGACCCATTGTTTTCCATTTTTGCCGACCCGCGATTCAGTGATTTCAGTAAAATACGTGTGTGGTCGCATCGGACGGTGGAAGTCGACGCGTCGAGCGATTGGCAAACGCTGGCCCGCTTCGACGACGGTGCACCGGCTCTGTTGCGGCTGGACGTTGGGGACGGTCAGTTGCTGCTGTTGACCACCGGCTGGCAACCCACGGCCAGTCAACTTGCGCTGTCGACCAAATTTTTGCCGCTGATTGCCCGGATGATGGATCCCACCGCTGGCGAGAGCAAACCGCGAACGCAGTACACCGTGGGCGATCCCCTGCAGGACGCTTGGCGAGCCTTTTCCACTTGGCAAGGTCCCGATGGACGTGTCGAAACGATCCGTCCCACGGCCACCGACATGACGGACTGGTTCGCCACCCCCGGGCTATATCACTTCGCAGGCGACGGCCTGCAACAGACCGTGGCGTTTAACATCGATGCCCGCGAAAGTGAAACGCAGCCCATCGATGCGGACAAACTGGAAACCATGGGCATCCGGCTCAGCAGCCACGAACTGACCGACGAACAACTGGCCGAACAAAAACGGCAGATGAGAGATGTTGAGTTGGAAGAAAACCAACAATGGTGGCGGTGGTTGGTGCTGTCCGCGCTGGGGCTGTTGCTAACCGAAAGCTGGTGGGCCGGCTGGCGTGCCAGACGCTTGGGATGA